In one window of Helianthus annuus cultivar XRQ/B chromosome 17, HanXRQr2.0-SUNRISE, whole genome shotgun sequence DNA:
- the LOC110924515 gene encoding uncharacterized protein LOC110924515, translating into MGGGGGRWQWVEAAVVDGGVGARWREVAATIVGGGRWCRQWSMVEGGGDDNSGWWSAVSPVVDGGGWWRRWVAVVESGRLRRRRWSGLVAGCWWQWSVVVVVGGDD; encoded by the coding sequence ATGGGTGGTGGCGGCGGTCGGTGGCAGTGGGTGGAGGCGGCGGTGGTCGACGGTGGCGTCGGTGCTCGATGGAGGGAGGTGGCAGCGACAATAGtgggtggtggtcggtggtgtcGCCAGTGGTCAATGGTGGAGGGAGGTGGCGACGACAACAGTGGGTGGTGGTCTGCGGTGTCGCCAGTGGTcgatggtggagggtggtggcGGCGATGGGTGGCGGTGGTCGAAAGTGGTAGGTTACGACGACGACGCTGGTCAGGGCTAGTGGCGGGATGTTGGTGGCAATGGTCggtggtagtggtagtgggtGGTGATGATTAG